GCAGCCAAGCGGTTCCGTCCTTCCTACGATACAAGAAAATAGCGGTAGCAATAACAAAGGAACCTATTGAATGATCACTTGGAAATGAGGCATTCGCAGCATGCTCAATTAATGGCTGGAAGGCATATTGAATAAACGGTCTATCCCGATAGAAGAAATGAGAAATAACATTTCCTATTCCAAATGCTGCACAGGCGGCGGAGAGTGCGACAAGGACCATTTTCTTGTTCTCTCGTCCGCGGCTGAACCAATAGATGATGATTCCTAGGTAAAAGAGATATTCTGCTTTTTCCGACAATACGCGCATTGCTGGATTCAATGCCGGCAGGGATAACGCGAATTGATGAATGGCTTCAAAAATGGAATGATCGAATTGAGAAAAGTTCAACATAAAAACCTTCTTCCTGATGTGCGATATAGTCTATTACGATCTTGCCTATAAAAAGTTCAGTTAGAAATGGGTTCTTCCTCTCCGTGAATGTGGACGCTTAGCACCAAGCCGATGGCAATCATATTGCTAAGTAGCGAACTGCCGCCATAACTGATAAATGGCAACGAAATTCCCGTAAGCGGAACCAAACCGATTAGCATCCCAATATTGACAAAAATCTGGAATACGAGCATACCGATAATGCCGACGACAATATAAGCTCCAGCGAGGTCTCTGCTATCCATCACAATTTGAACC
The window above is part of the Paenibacillus lutimineralis genome. Proteins encoded here:
- a CDS encoding undecaprenyl-diphosphatase; translation: MLNFSQFDHSIFEAIHQFALSLPALNPAMRVLSEKAEYLFYLGIIIYWFSRGRENKKMVLVALSAACAAFGIGNVISHFFYRDRPFIQYAFQPLIEHAANASFPSDHSIGSFVIATAIFLYRRKDGTAWLLLAGLISFSRIWNGVHFPFDVITGALLGVLSAILVKQLFQRWSLARRSLNAGLDLYEGMVRKVRGARYGGQ